A single genomic interval of Deinococcus ruber harbors:
- a CDS encoding DUF1345 domain-containing protein, whose translation MNFRLTETPAVIRLALSAGLGLLASVLIPRPDHLHWEYHALVGWCVAAAAFLLISSRVIFRSDGRRTREVATREDASRAAASLIVLLGSGISLAGVIYAMTQAADLQKQKYVVAAAILTALGIGVVVLSWLLIQTVYTFRYAHLYYAAPEGGIQFDHSDDDEDNDGESEENDSDDAKNEPPDYQDFWYLAVTIGMTFQVSDTNLSRKTIRRALTNHALISYGYNAVLVALTINIVASFIS comes from the coding sequence GTGAACTTCCGACTGACTGAAACTCCCGCCGTGATCCGGCTCGCACTCTCGGCGGGCCTGGGTCTGCTGGCAAGTGTGCTGATCCCGCGCCCCGATCACCTGCACTGGGAGTATCACGCGCTGGTCGGCTGGTGCGTGGCGGCAGCGGCCTTCCTGCTCATCTCTTCGCGGGTCATCTTTCGCTCGGATGGCAGGCGCACCCGCGAGGTTGCCACCCGCGAGGATGCCAGCCGCGCCGCCGCCAGCCTGATCGTGCTGCTGGGCAGCGGCATCAGTCTGGCGGGTGTGATATACGCCATGACGCAGGCAGCCGATCTGCAAAAACAGAAATACGTCGTTGCCGCTGCCATTCTGACCGCGCTGGGAATAGGCGTGGTGGTGCTGTCGTGGCTGCTGATCCAGACGGTGTACACCTTCCGGTACGCGCACCTGTATTACGCCGCGCCGGAAGGAGGCATCCAGTTCGACCACTCAGATGACGATGAAGACAATGACGGTGAGAGCGAAGAAAACGATTCGGACGACGCCAAAAACGAGCCGCCGGATTATCAGGATTTCTGGTATCTGGCCGTGACCATCGGCATGACCTTTCAGGTATCCGATACCAACCTGTCGCGCAAGACCATCCGCCGTGCCCTGACCAACCACGCCCTGATTTCCTACGGCTACAACGCGGTGCTGGTGGCGCTCACCATCAACATCGTGGCGAGCTTCATCAGCTAG
- a CDS encoding Cof-type HAD-IIB family hydrolase, whose amino-acid sequence MKLIATDLDGTLLNSAGEVSARSRATLQRAQQAGLVVVLITGRPSRMVLPLAEHLGLQGHIICSNGAATHRLPDGVAEDLQPIPAHVLHALIPQLRIELPDVSLALEWGSGMAREQNVPDVAHAAEPKSRPQSTPDLLTLLDSQPILKLIARSAALDPLALNARINQLGGGSVHASSSGAPFSEVAAAHVSKAYALERLCGLLGVAAQEVVVFGDAPNDLPMMRWAGRAVAVANAQPDVQQAAAEVTLSNDEDGVAAYLERYLAGLEQPS is encoded by the coding sequence GTGAAGCTGATCGCCACCGACCTCGACGGCACGCTGCTGAACAGCGCAGGCGAGGTGTCGGCCCGCAGCCGGGCCACGCTCCAGCGGGCGCAACAGGCGGGGCTGGTGGTGGTGCTCATCACGGGCCGCCCGTCGCGCATGGTGCTGCCGCTGGCCGAGCATCTGGGGCTGCAAGGACACATCATCTGTAGCAACGGGGCCGCCACCCACCGCCTGCCCGACGGCGTTGCCGAAGACCTCCAGCCCATACCCGCACACGTGCTGCACGCCCTGATTCCCCAGCTGCGGATAGAACTTCCAGATGTTTCGCTGGCGCTGGAGTGGGGCAGCGGCATGGCGCGGGAACAGAACGTGCCCGACGTGGCGCACGCGGCAGAACCGAAGAGCCGACCACAGTCCACCCCCGACCTGCTGACCCTGCTGGACAGTCAGCCGATTCTGAAGCTGATCGCCCGCAGCGCGGCGCTCGATCCGCTGGCACTGAACGCCCGCATCAATCAACTGGGGGGCGGAAGCGTGCATGCCAGTTCGTCGGGTGCGCCCTTCAGCGAGGTGGCGGCGGCGCATGTCAGCAAGGCGTATGCGCTGGAGCGCCTGTGCGGGCTGCTGGGGGTGGCGGCGCAGGAGGTGGTGGTGTTCGGAGACGCCCCCAACGACCTGCCGATGATGCGCTGGGCCGGGCGAGCGGTGGCGGTGGCAAACGCGCAGCCGGACGTGCAGCAGGCCGCCGCCGAGGTGACGCTGAGCAACGACGAAGACGGCGTGGCTGCGTATCTGGAACGGTATCTGGCAGGGCTGGAGCAACCGTCTTGA
- the mnmE gene encoding tRNA uridine-5-carboxymethylaminomethyl(34) synthesis GTPase MnmE encodes MTRLGLSDTIAAVATAPGSAGVGIVRVSGPDAHVVAGQVFQGRHTPAQTEGGRFLYGQFRSQTGERLDDGLCLVFRAPHSYTGEDVAEFQSHGSPAVLRSLLAATLAAGARPARPGEFTLRAYLAGRMDLTQAESVLNLVNAQGETARRQATLGLSGALSQQIAAIQHDVTRTLSAVQAMLDYPEEGVPHEEREEPLRRAEAQLSALIDTGRAGQVAAQGARLALIGAPNAGKSSLLNALLGYERSIVTPVPGTTRDYLEASMELAGVPITLVDTAGLRDTLDTIEAAGVQHARVLAGAADLVLRLEDGTRPREALEGVPETALLVQTKADLGSVWHDPAAICVSALTGEGLPELREHLRRRLLGDAGRQEVWLGSERQIEAARRALAHLRAAHTLPDDLAGYELEEALYALAEITGRDVQEDVIDGVFRNFCVGK; translated from the coding sequence ATGACCCGTCTCGGCCTTTCCGACACCATCGCCGCCGTCGCCACTGCCCCAGGAAGCGCGGGTGTGGGAATTGTGCGTGTCAGCGGCCCCGACGCGCATGTGGTGGCGGGCCAGGTGTTCCAGGGGCGGCATACGCCTGCTCAGACGGAAGGCGGGCGCTTTCTGTACGGGCAGTTCAGAAGCCAGACCGGAGAACGCCTCGACGACGGGCTGTGTCTGGTGTTTCGTGCGCCCCACAGCTACACCGGAGAAGACGTGGCAGAGTTCCAGTCGCACGGCAGCCCGGCGGTGTTGCGCTCGCTGCTGGCAGCAACGCTCGCGGCGGGTGCGCGGCCTGCCCGACCCGGCGAATTCACGCTGCGGGCGTATCTGGCGGGCCGCATGGATCTGACGCAGGCCGAATCGGTGCTGAACCTCGTGAATGCTCAGGGCGAAACCGCCCGCAGGCAGGCGACGCTGGGCCTGTCGGGAGCGCTCTCGCAGCAGATCGCCGCCATTCAGCACGACGTGACGCGCACGCTCAGCGCGGTGCAGGCGATGCTCGACTATCCAGAAGAGGGCGTGCCCCACGAGGAACGCGAAGAGCCGCTGCGCCGGGCAGAAGCGCAGCTTTCCGCCCTGATCGACACTGGGCGGGCCGGACAGGTGGCGGCCCAGGGAGCGCGGCTGGCGCTGATCGGTGCGCCGAACGCGGGCAAATCGAGCCTGCTGAACGCGCTGCTGGGCTATGAACGCAGCATCGTAACACCTGTGCCCGGCACCACCCGCGACTATCTGGAAGCGAGCATGGAACTGGCGGGCGTTCCGATCACGCTGGTCGATACGGCGGGTCTGCGCGACACGCTCGACACCATCGAGGCGGCGGGCGTGCAGCATGCCAGGGTGCTGGCGGGGGCTGCCGATCTGGTGCTGCGGCTGGAAGACGGCACCAGACCGCGTGAGGCGCTGGAAGGCGTGCCGGAAACTGCCCTGCTGGTTCAGACCAAAGCCGACCTGGGCAGCGTGTGGCACGATCCCGCCGCCATCTGTGTCAGTGCCCTGACCGGGGAAGGGCTGCCGGAACTGCGCGAACATCTGCGCCGCCGCCTGCTGGGTGACGCGGGCCGCCAGGAAGTGTGGCTGGGCAGTGAGCGGCAGATCGAGGCCGCCCGCCGCGCCCTGGCCCACCTGCGGGCCGCGCACACCCTTCCCGACGATCTGGCGGGCTACGAGCTGGAAGAAGCGCTGTACGCGCTGGCAGAGATCACCGGGCGCGACGTGCAGGAAGACGTGATCGACGGCGTGTTCCGCAATTTCTGCGTCGGAAAATAG
- a CDS encoding HAD family hydrolase encodes MRLIATDLDGTLLRSDGTVSERTRTALNAARAAGIVVVPVTARQPRGLKTVAEAAGFTDYAICGNGAHAVHLGSGQTLFEEHLPVPAQSTLAHQLTVARPEVRFASVRDGGSVFVAQTGYAELATFEDHKRHPHEMEACSLERVLAAPSLKFIVRSQLLSPRALLGEVQRLELDGFAVTHSGAPFLEVLAPHVSKAWGVEQLCGRLGIRASEVLAFGDAPNDAELLHWAGRGVAMANAEPEALDAADEVTLNNDEDGVAAYLERYLAGLPS; translated from the coding sequence ATCCGCTTGATTGCCACCGATCTGGACGGCACCTTACTCCGCTCAGACGGCACGGTCAGCGAGCGCACCCGCACTGCCCTGAACGCCGCCAGAGCAGCGGGCATCGTGGTCGTTCCGGTCACGGCTCGCCAGCCACGCGGCCTGAAGACCGTGGCAGAGGCCGCTGGATTCACCGACTACGCCATCTGCGGCAACGGAGCGCACGCGGTGCATCTGGGCAGCGGCCAGACGCTGTTCGAGGAACACCTGCCTGTTCCGGCACAGTCCACGCTGGCCCACCAGCTCACAGTGGCGCGGCCCGAGGTGCGCTTCGCCAGCGTCAGAGACGGCGGCAGCGTTTTCGTGGCCCAGACAGGCTACGCCGAACTGGCGACCTTCGAAGACCACAAGCGGCATCCGCACGAGATGGAGGCGTGTTCACTGGAACGGGTCCTTGCCGCGCCCAGCCTGAAATTCATCGTGAGGAGTCAGCTGCTGTCGCCGCGTGCCCTGCTCGGCGAGGTGCAGCGGCTGGAACTGGATGGATTCGCCGTCACTCACAGCGGCGCACCGTTTCTGGAAGTGCTGGCCCCCCATGTCAGCAAAGCCTGGGGCGTCGAGCAACTGTGCGGGCGGCTCGGCATCCGGGCGAGCGAGGTGCTGGCCTTTGGAGACGCGCCGAATGACGCCGAACTGCTGCACTGGGCCGGGCGTGGCGTGGCGATGGCGAACGCCGAACCCGAGGCGCTCGACGCCGCCGACGAGGTGACGCTGAACAACGACGAAGACGGCGTAGCTGCGTATCTGGAACGGTATCTGGCAGGGCTGCCTAGCTGA